One genomic window of Metopolophium dirhodum isolate CAU chromosome 4, ASM1992520v1, whole genome shotgun sequence includes the following:
- the LOC132942874 gene encoding uncharacterized protein LOC132942874 isoform X2, which translates to MSLIREMEDEVEIRKLQGLELILKSINCEQYISKFENHGINERTLILLTADDLRSLDVDNKDIYTILSAINILNKSLKHSEIRLSNDEIQQIQSSICGQLGYIVLALSHVHNSITSDKNNLSDMLIDNHISAIDAALMLKPYMRAEEKNIENTLKNVFKICWYKCLCRKTEHFFKYFQTQYLNTHFKNIIIKIE; encoded by the exons ATGTCACTTATTCGTGAAATGGAAGACGAGGTTGAAAT ACGCAAGCTCCAGGGGTTAGAACTAATATTGAAATCAATAAATTGTGAACAATATATATCCAAATTCGAAAATCATGGAATTAATGAACGCACGTTAATTCTTTTAACAGCGGATGATCTCAGGAGTCTGGATGTTGATAATAAGGacatttatactatattgaGTGCAATAAATATACTCAATAAATCATTGAAGCACAGTGAAATAAGATTATC AAATGATGAAATTCAACAAATACAATCCAGCATTTGTGGGCAACTTGGATATATTGTTTTAGCTTTAAGTCATGTACATAATTCAATCACTagcgataaaaataatttaagtgacATGTTAATCGATAACCATATATCAGCAATTGATGCTGCTTTAATGTTAAAGCCGTATATGAGAGCAGAAGAAAAAAACATTgagaatacattaaaaaatgtttttaag ATCTGTTGGTATAAATGCCTATGTAGAAAAaccgaacatttttttaaatattttcagacTCAGTACCTtaacacacattttaaaaacataataataaaaattgaataa
- the LOC132942874 gene encoding uncharacterized protein LOC132942874 isoform X1, which yields MSLIREMEDEVEIRKLQGLELILKSINCEQYISKFENHGINERTLILLTADDLRSLDVDNKDIYTILSAINILNKSLKHSEIRLSNDEIQQIQSSICGQLGYIVLALSHVHNSITSDKNNLSDMLIDNHISAIDAALMLKPYMRAEEKNIENTLKNVFKITRRRKTIMITTTMCMVLVFGLTFRRLNYSLNLNNIFLKVKNIL from the exons ATGTCACTTATTCGTGAAATGGAAGACGAGGTTGAAAT ACGCAAGCTCCAGGGGTTAGAACTAATATTGAAATCAATAAATTGTGAACAATATATATCCAAATTCGAAAATCATGGAATTAATGAACGCACGTTAATTCTTTTAACAGCGGATGATCTCAGGAGTCTGGATGTTGATAATAAGGacatttatactatattgaGTGCAATAAATATACTCAATAAATCATTGAAGCACAGTGAAATAAGATTATC AAATGATGAAATTCAACAAATACAATCCAGCATTTGTGGGCAACTTGGATATATTGTTTTAGCTTTAAGTCATGTACATAATTCAATCACTagcgataaaaataatttaagtgacATGTTAATCGATAACCATATATCAGCAATTGATGCTGCTTTAATGTTAAAGCCGTATATGAGAGCAGAAGAAAAAAACATTgagaatacattaaaaaatgtttttaag ATTACAAGAAGAAGAAAAACTATCATGATTACTACAACAATGTGTATGGTCCTTGTATTTGGTCTTACATTTCGACGtctaaattattcattaaacttaaataatattttcttaaaagtaaagaatattttataa